From a single Shewanella donghaensis genomic region:
- the aspA gene encoding aspartate ammonia-lyase, protein MKDTHSVRIEEDLLGTKAVSNQHYYGIHTLRAIENFKLSHSKISDIPEFVRGMILTKKAAAMANCELGAINPDIGDKIIEACDLILTTGKFVDQFPVDVYQGGAGTSVNMNTNEVLANVALELMGLEKGRYDVINPNDHVNKCQSTNDAYPTGFRIALINSTDSLLDTLTDLTSAFEAKAKEFNTVLKMGRTQLQDAVPMTLGQEFHAYAVTLREEIKSIKRCQELLLEVNLGATAIGTGLNTPIGYSSLAIKHLAVITGRNYVPAEDLIEATSDCGAYVMLHSAIKRMAIKVSKICNDLRLLSSGPRTGLKEINLPELQAGSSIMPAKVNPVIPEVVNQVAFKVVGNDITITMAAEAGQLQLNVMEPVIGQAMFESLSLMGNACVALREKCVEGITANPEICMNHVLNSIGIVTYLNPYIGHHEGDIVGKICAETGKNVREVVLERGLLTVDELDDILSVENLMNPKYQAKRHSREAKV, encoded by the coding sequence ATGAAAGATACCCATAGCGTACGGATCGAAGAAGATTTATTGGGCACTAAAGCTGTGTCCAACCAGCACTATTATGGCATTCATACTCTACGAGCTATTGAAAACTTTAAGTTGAGTCACTCTAAAATCTCCGATATTCCCGAATTTGTGCGCGGCATGATCTTAACCAAGAAAGCCGCTGCGATGGCGAATTGCGAATTGGGCGCAATTAACCCCGATATTGGCGACAAAATTATTGAAGCCTGTGACCTCATCCTAACGACGGGGAAATTTGTCGACCAATTCCCAGTGGATGTTTACCAGGGCGGCGCAGGTACTTCGGTTAACATGAATACCAATGAAGTATTGGCCAACGTAGCATTGGAGCTTATGGGGCTAGAAAAAGGCCGCTACGATGTGATTAACCCCAATGACCATGTCAATAAATGCCAATCAACCAATGATGCCTATCCAACGGGTTTTCGCATTGCATTAATCAACAGTACCGATTCGCTGTTAGATACATTGACCGATCTGACCAGTGCTTTTGAGGCTAAAGCGAAAGAGTTTAATACAGTCCTAAAAATGGGCCGTACTCAATTACAAGATGCAGTGCCAATGACATTAGGGCAGGAGTTTCATGCCTATGCCGTCACGCTGCGAGAAGAAATTAAATCAATCAAGCGTTGCCAAGAGCTACTACTAGAAGTGAATTTAGGCGCGACTGCGATTGGCACGGGTTTGAATACGCCAATAGGTTATTCCTCGTTAGCCATCAAACATCTTGCTGTTATTACAGGACGTAATTATGTGCCAGCAGAGGATTTAATTGAGGCGACATCTGATTGCGGCGCCTATGTGATGCTGCACAGCGCTATTAAGCGTATGGCGATTAAAGTCTCCAAGATTTGTAACGATCTGCGCTTACTTTCCTCTGGCCCGCGCACAGGTTTGAAAGAGATCAATCTACCCGAGTTGCAAGCGGGTTCATCTATTATGCCAGCCAAGGTTAACCCAGTGATCCCAGAGGTGGTAAATCAGGTTGCGTTTAAAGTGGTGGGTAATGACATTACTATCACTATGGCCGCAGAAGCTGGGCAATTGCAGCTTAACGTAATGGAACCTGTGATTGGTCAGGCAATGTTTGAATCATTGAGCCTTATGGGCAACGCGTGTGTAGCGCTGAGAGAAAAGTGCGTTGAAGGGATAACTGCGAACCCAGAGATCTGTATGAACCATGTACTGAACTCCATCGGGATTGTGACCTACCTTAACCCTTATATCGGCCACCATGAAGGCGATATCGTCGGCAAGATTTGTGCTGAAACCGGTAAGAACGTCCGCGAAGTAGTGCTAGAGCGTGGCTTGTTAACCGTTGATGAACTCGATGACATTCTTTCGGTTGAAAACCTGATGAACCCTAAATACCAAGCCAAGCGTCATAGCCGAGAAGCGAAGGTATAA
- the deoD gene encoding purine-nucleoside phosphorylase, translating into MTPHINASKGDFADTVLMPGDPLRAKFIAENYLSDVKQVCDVRNILGFTGTYKGQAISVLASGMGTPSMAIYANELINEFGVKQLIRVGSCGAIAEDIELRDIIVPNAASTGNAMNRARFAGYDYAAAPDFSMLKNCWDVAQSLSLDVRVGNIFTSDFFYEDPDTLMPAMKTMNILAYDMESAALFTIAAKYRVKALSILTVSDHVIKGGELTTEERQSSFDNMMKLALETAIKPI; encoded by the coding sequence ATGACTCCTCATATTAATGCATCAAAGGGCGATTTCGCTGACACGGTTTTAATGCCTGGCGATCCTTTACGAGCGAAATTTATTGCCGAAAACTATCTATCAGATGTTAAGCAAGTCTGTGATGTACGTAACATTCTTGGGTTTACGGGCACTTATAAAGGGCAAGCTATTTCAGTATTAGCCTCAGGCATGGGCACGCCTTCGATGGCCATTTATGCCAATGAACTTATCAATGAATTTGGGGTTAAGCAGTTAATCCGTGTTGGTAGCTGCGGCGCTATTGCAGAAGATATTGAGCTAAGGGATATTATTGTGCCTAACGCTGCCAGTACGGGTAACGCCATGAACCGTGCCCGTTTTGCAGGTTATGATTATGCCGCCGCACCTGATTTTTCGATGCTAAAAAACTGTTGGGATGTGGCGCAGTCACTGTCTCTTGATGTGCGTGTGGGTAATATTTTTACTAGCGATTTTTTCTACGAAGATCCTGACACGCTTATGCCAGCCATGAAAACAATGAACATTCTCGCCTATGATATGGAGTCAGCAGCATTATTTACTATTGCGGCTAAATATCGAGTGAAAGCATTAAGCATATTAACAGTGTCTGATCACGTCATAAAAGGTGGAGAGTTAACGACTGAAGAGCGCCAAAGTTCATTTGATAACATGATGAAGTTAGCGTTAGAAACAGCTATTAAGCCGATATAG
- a CDS encoding Crp/Fnr family transcriptional regulator, with translation MENIIAVLESTGVRKHDYDQGTYLLRQSNDVTSLLFCIDANFTVSYINDNGNEFILKVEENYTGFVGEMEFFQQDNHSLFSVKSNKPGAFYKLSKMQVLTVLSADSQVFSDLMALMTKRYNTNVKKLIERLTQPTKISIINQILQAHNVSDDELFDLSSTLNAKKLGITTRTYRRIIHELIEEKKLEKIGKRYKVIGQF, from the coding sequence TTGGAAAATATTATTGCTGTGCTCGAATCAACGGGTGTACGTAAGCACGATTATGATCAAGGCACTTATTTATTACGCCAGTCTAATGACGTCACGTCACTATTATTTTGTATAGATGCCAATTTTACGGTTTCTTATATTAATGATAACGGCAATGAGTTTATTTTGAAGGTGGAAGAAAATTACACTGGCTTTGTTGGTGAGATGGAGTTTTTTCAACAAGATAATCATTCACTATTTAGCGTTAAATCCAATAAACCTGGAGCTTTTTATAAGCTCAGTAAAATGCAGGTGTTAACTGTTTTATCAGCCGACAGTCAGGTTTTTTCTGATTTAATGGCATTAATGACGAAACGATATAATACCAATGTCAAAAAGCTCATTGAGCGCCTCACACAGCCAACAAAAATAAGTATTATCAATCAAATACTACAAGCACATAACGTGTCGGATGATGAGTTATTTGATTTGTCATCGACTTTAAACGCTAAAAAACTCGGTATTACCACCAGAACCTACCGCAGAATTATTCACGAACTTATCGAAGAAAAAAAGCTAGAGAAAATCGGTAAACGTTACAAGGTCATAGGTCAATTTTAG
- the metH gene encoding methionine synthase produces MAKSTSYSQVLEQLTNTLKQRIVILDGAMGTMIQDYKMEEEDYRGERFKDWHCDVKGNNDMLVLSQRQIIKDIHTKYMLAGADIIETNTFNATTIAMADYDMQALSAEINFEGAKVAREAADEVEAQTGIKRYVAGVLGPTNRTCSISPDVNDPSFRNVSFDELVEAYVESTTALINGGADIIMVETIFDTLNAKASLFAIETVFDTLGDRLPVMISGTITDASGRTLTGQTTEGFYNSLRHIKPLSIGLNCALGPKELRPYVEELSRIAECFVSAHPNAGLPNEFGGYDETPEEMAEVITDWAEEGMLNIVGGCCGSTPAHISAIRDAVIKYDARTIPDIPVACRLSGLEPLTIDGNSLFVNVGERANVTGSAKFLRLIKEEKFEEALDVVREQVENGAQIIDVNMDEGMLDGAESMTKFLNLIASEPDISRVPIMIDSSKWEVIEAGLKCVQGKSIVNSISMKEGEEAFIKQATLVKRYGAAAIVMAFDEDGQADTRKRKTEICTRAYRLLVDVVGFPPEDIIFDPNIFAIATGIDEHDNYAVDFIESIKDIKSTLPYAMISGGVSNVSFSFRGNNPVREAIHAVFLYHAIQAGMDMGIVNAGQLAIYDDIDPDLKQKVENVVQNLPCPVADSTNTEQLLDVAERFRGDGKQVAKKEDLAWRSWPVEQRLSHALVKGITEFIDQDTEEARLLATRPLDVIEGSLMNGMNVVGDLFGAGKMFLPQVVKSARVMKKAVAYLNPYIEKEKVEGQSNGKILMVTVKGDVHDIGKNIVGVVLACNGYEVIDLGVMVPVDKIIEVAVAENVDIIGMSGLITPSLDEMVHNVKAFHKAGLTIPSIIGGATCSKIHTAVKIAPHSPTGAIYIADASRAVPMVSKLINNETRQATIDAAYEEYDIMREKRLSQTKRKTIVPIEAARDNRCQYDWDNYTPFKPNKLGRQVFDDYPLADLVERIDWTPFFRSWELHGRYPDILTDKVVGVEASKLFEDGKAMLATIIKEKWLTAKAVIGLFPANTVNHDDIELYTDETRTELEMTTHHLRMQLERVGNDNFCLSDFVAPKDSGVADYMGGFAVTTGHGIDEHIARFEANHDDYNSIMVKCLADRLAEAFAERMHERVRKEFWGYAADEVLDNESLIREKYKGIRPAPGYPACPDHTEKGLLWDLLKPDETIDLNITESYAMYPTAAVSGWYFAHPKSRYFGVTNIGKDQVEDYAERKGMTLAEAEKWLSPVLDYDPE; encoded by the coding sequence ATGGCGAAGTCGACTTCCTACAGTCAGGTACTTGAACAACTTACAAATACGCTTAAACAGCGCATTGTTATTCTCGATGGTGCCATGGGCACAATGATTCAAGACTACAAAATGGAAGAAGAAGATTATCGCGGTGAACGCTTTAAAGATTGGCATTGTGACGTAAAAGGTAATAATGACATGTTGGTACTAAGCCAACGTCAAATCATTAAAGACATCCACACTAAATACATGTTGGCAGGCGCCGACATTATTGAAACCAACACCTTTAATGCGACTACCATCGCCATGGCCGATTACGACATGCAAGCCCTGTCGGCTGAAATCAACTTTGAAGGGGCTAAAGTTGCCCGCGAAGCTGCTGATGAAGTAGAAGCACAAACTGGCATTAAGCGTTACGTTGCAGGCGTGCTTGGCCCAACTAACCGCACCTGTTCTATCAGCCCCGATGTTAACGATCCAAGCTTTCGTAATGTCAGTTTTGATGAGTTAGTCGAAGCCTATGTTGAATCAACCACCGCATTAATTAACGGCGGCGCTGATATCATCATGGTTGAAACCATCTTTGATACCTTAAATGCCAAAGCGTCATTATTTGCTATTGAAACCGTATTCGACACCCTTGGCGATCGCCTTCCCGTGATGATTTCTGGCACCATTACCGATGCATCAGGCCGAACACTTACCGGACAAACCACCGAAGGTTTTTACAATTCTCTGCGACACATTAAGCCATTATCAATCGGGCTTAACTGTGCATTAGGGCCAAAAGAGCTGCGTCCTTACGTTGAAGAGCTATCCCGTATTGCTGAATGCTTTGTGTCAGCGCATCCCAATGCTGGCCTGCCAAACGAATTTGGTGGCTATGATGAAACCCCAGAAGAAATGGCCGAAGTCATAACTGACTGGGCCGAAGAAGGCATGCTCAACATTGTTGGCGGTTGTTGTGGTAGCACCCCTGCGCACATTAGCGCCATACGTGACGCGGTGATCAAATATGATGCCCGCACCATTCCAGACATCCCAGTAGCGTGTCGCCTATCCGGCCTTGAGCCGTTAACCATTGATGGCAACTCACTGTTTGTGAACGTCGGCGAACGTGCCAACGTAACTGGCTCAGCCAAGTTCCTGCGTTTAATCAAAGAAGAAAAGTTTGAAGAAGCCTTAGATGTAGTGCGTGAGCAAGTTGAAAACGGCGCGCAAATCATCGACGTCAACATGGATGAAGGCATGCTAGATGGCGCTGAGTCGATGACGAAGTTCTTGAACTTAATTGCCTCAGAGCCTGATATTTCCCGTGTCCCTATCATGATCGACTCATCAAAATGGGAAGTGATTGAAGCGGGCCTTAAGTGCGTGCAAGGTAAATCCATCGTTAACTCTATTTCGATGAAAGAAGGCGAAGAAGCCTTTATCAAGCAAGCCACCTTAGTTAAACGCTATGGCGCCGCTGCCATTGTGATGGCGTTTGATGAAGACGGCCAAGCCGATACTCGAAAGCGCAAAACCGAAATTTGTACTCGTGCTTATCGCCTACTGGTTGATGTAGTTGGCTTCCCACCAGAAGACATCATTTTCGACCCCAACATCTTTGCCATCGCCACCGGTATTGACGAGCACGACAACTATGCCGTCGACTTTATCGAATCCATAAAAGACATCAAATCGACCCTGCCTTATGCGATGATTTCAGGTGGTGTATCAAACGTCTCGTTCTCGTTCCGTGGTAACAACCCAGTGCGAGAAGCCATCCATGCGGTGTTTTTATACCATGCGATTCAAGCCGGTATGGACATGGGGATTGTCAATGCTGGCCAGTTAGCCATTTACGATGACATTGACCCTGACTTAAAACAAAAAGTCGAAAACGTAGTACAAAACCTGCCTTGCCCAGTGGCTGACTCGACCAATACCGAACAGTTACTCGATGTTGCAGAGCGCTTTCGTGGTGACGGTAAACAAGTGGCTAAAAAAGAAGATTTAGCTTGGCGCAGCTGGCCTGTGGAGCAGCGACTTTCACACGCATTAGTGAAAGGCATTACCGAATTTATTGACCAAGACACCGAAGAAGCACGCCTGTTAGCCACCAGACCACTGGATGTGATTGAAGGCTCGTTAATGAACGGCATGAATGTGGTTGGCGACTTATTTGGCGCCGGTAAAATGTTCCTGCCGCAAGTAGTTAAATCAGCGCGAGTGATGAAAAAAGCGGTTGCCTACTTAAACCCATATATTGAAAAAGAAAAAGTCGAAGGCCAATCTAACGGCAAAATCTTGATGGTCACAGTAAAAGGTGACGTCCATGATATTGGTAAAAACATTGTCGGCGTAGTGCTGGCGTGTAACGGCTACGAGGTAATCGATTTAGGTGTAATGGTACCCGTTGATAAAATCATTGAAGTCGCCGTGGCTGAAAACGTCGACATTATTGGCATGTCAGGGCTTATTACTCCAAGCCTTGATGAAATGGTGCATAACGTTAAAGCCTTCCATAAAGCAGGCTTAACCATTCCATCAATCATTGGCGGCGCAACCTGTTCTAAAATTCATACCGCGGTAAAAATTGCCCCACATTCACCAACGGGAGCAATTTATATTGCAGATGCTTCACGCGCCGTGCCTATGGTGTCAAAGCTGATAAACAATGAAACTCGCCAAGCGACGATTGATGCCGCCTATGAAGAATACGACATCATGCGTGAAAAGCGTTTATCACAAACTAAACGCAAAACCATAGTGCCCATTGAAGCTGCGCGCGATAACCGCTGCCAATATGATTGGGACAACTACACCCCATTTAAACCGAACAAACTCGGTCGCCAAGTCTTTGATGATTACCCATTAGCAGACTTAGTTGAACGTATCGATTGGACCCCATTTTTCAGAAGTTGGGAACTACATGGTCGCTACCCAGATATTTTAACCGACAAAGTCGTCGGCGTTGAAGCCAGTAAATTATTTGAAGACGGTAAAGCGATGTTGGCCACCATCATCAAAGAAAAATGGTTAACTGCCAAAGCGGTAATTGGCTTATTCCCAGCCAATACCGTCAACCATGACGACATTGAACTGTACACTGATGAAACGCGCACCGAGCTTGAAATGACCACTCATCACCTGCGTATGCAGCTTGAACGCGTCGGCAATGACAACTTCTGTTTATCAGATTTTGTAGCGCCAAAAGATTCAGGCGTAGCCGATTACATGGGCGGCTTTGCGGTAACAACGGGTCACGGCATTGACGAACATATAGCTCGTTTTGAAGCCAACCACGATGATTACAACTCCATCATGGTTAAGTGCTTAGCAGACCGTTTAGCTGAAGCGTTCGCAGAGCGTATGCATGAACGCGTCCGCAAAGAATTTTGGGGATATGCTGCTGATGAAGTACTGGATAACGAGTCACTCATTCGCGAAAAATACAAAGGCATTCGTCCAGCCCCTGGTTACCCCGCGTGTCCAGATCATACTGAAAAAGGCTTATTGTGGGATTTACTTAAGCCCGATGAAACTATCGACCTTAATATCACCGAAAGCTACGCCATGTACCCAACGGCTGCGGTATCAGGCTGGTACTTTGCCCACCCTAAATCACGTTACTTTGGCGTGACCAATATTGGTAAAGATCAGGTTGAGGATTATGCTGAGCGTAAAGGCATGACATTGGCAGAAGCGGAGAAGTGGTTGTCACCAGTGTTGGATTATGACCCTGAATAG
- a CDS encoding prepilin-type N-terminal cleavage/methylation domain-containing protein, with protein sequence MKNQQGFTLIELVVVIIILGILATVAAPKFINLQGDARVSSLAGMKGAIHSANALVYSKASLAGVEKSSLNTDLDIGTGQVLFTAYGYTLATNTDLENVLDTKFNHATSSTDPTITHNNNAEWTIYADGNGDAYIWQKGAPATCKLTYKQAKSPTELPSYQITTDATKC encoded by the coding sequence ATGAAAAATCAACAAGGTTTTACGCTAATTGAATTAGTCGTCGTCATCATTATTCTAGGCATACTCGCTACCGTCGCTGCGCCAAAATTTATTAACCTACAGGGTGATGCTAGAGTCAGTTCTCTTGCAGGAATGAAAGGCGCAATTCACAGTGCCAATGCGCTTGTTTATTCTAAGGCAAGTTTGGCAGGGGTAGAAAAATCCTCCCTCAACACAGATTTAGATATTGGTACTGGTCAAGTACTCTTTACCGCGTACGGTTATACGCTTGCTACTAACACTGATTTAGAAAATGTGCTCGATACAAAATTTAATCATGCCACATCCAGTACCGACCCAACCATCACTCATAATAATAATGCTGAATGGACTATTTACGCTGATGGTAATGGCGATGCATATATTTGGCAAAAAGGTGCGCCAGCAACATGTAAATTGACATATAAACAAGCTAAAAGTCCGACTGAGTTACCCAGTTATCAAATAACGACTGATGCGACTAAATGTTAA
- a CDS encoding KAP family P-loop NTPase fold protein — protein MVDKSGYNFSWIDPVTLDCDTKFSSDKLGRARYAEFLTHFLVGEAQNGYVLNLNSGWGTGKTYFLKRWQHSINDIHPTVYIDAWKQDFSNDPMLAVISSIISQLRDQSEGDIEQKIINIGSKAWGFCKQATPEITKAVVKKLSGIDVDKVVEKNSESNLFESKDFADASGKLVSAIIKDHDAKLKSIKDFKDSIAAFINDILSCTEKDNPTFIFIDELDRCRPTYAVEMLEVIKHFFDMPNVVFVVATDTEQLQHAVKAVYGNDFNANVYLSRFFQRRCTLQEQPRLEFIQNKLSSLEDSQLAHFNDLVWPFLDNDVEYLSYLVASIADVFSLPLRETEQLVDKVKAVLFTVEDKKVDILLLCSLMIIHDRYFEFYQDIINERRPIGKNAIYHELKVIQEILFKEEYLMLIDLNLEPYKHFSNGAVTSGDNVYGINIQNGKHPIKFAQLLSTQLESSQSNILKGKYVNEITQSLSVNRKNKAPIQNFVGVELIGLKQSKSDYKNWVELATSFD, from the coding sequence ATGGTAGATAAAAGTGGTTACAACTTTTCTTGGATAGACCCAGTCACGCTAGATTGCGATACTAAATTCAGTTCTGATAAATTAGGGCGAGCAAGATATGCTGAGTTTCTTACCCATTTTCTTGTTGGTGAGGCACAAAATGGTTATGTGTTAAACCTTAACTCAGGATGGGGAACGGGGAAAACTTACTTTCTCAAACGTTGGCAGCATTCTATTAACGATATTCATCCAACTGTATATATAGATGCTTGGAAGCAGGATTTTTCAAATGATCCTATGCTTGCCGTTATTAGCTCCATAATCTCTCAACTTCGCGATCAATCAGAAGGTGATATAGAGCAAAAAATAATTAATATTGGCAGTAAAGCTTGGGGGTTCTGTAAGCAAGCAACTCCAGAGATCACCAAAGCTGTAGTAAAAAAATTAAGCGGTATAGATGTTGATAAAGTTGTAGAAAAAAACAGTGAATCGAATCTGTTTGAAAGTAAAGATTTTGCAGATGCTTCAGGTAAGTTGGTGAGTGCAATAATTAAAGATCATGATGCAAAGTTAAAAAGTATCAAAGACTTTAAAGACTCAATAGCAGCATTCATAAATGACATTCTTAGTTGTACTGAGAAAGATAATCCCACATTCATATTTATTGATGAATTAGATCGATGCCGTCCAACTTATGCAGTAGAGATGTTGGAAGTGATCAAACATTTCTTCGATATGCCAAATGTGGTTTTTGTGGTTGCTACTGATACTGAGCAATTGCAACATGCTGTCAAAGCCGTTTACGGAAATGATTTTAATGCGAATGTATATTTAAGTCGTTTTTTTCAAAGGCGCTGCACTTTGCAAGAACAGCCGAGGTTAGAGTTCATTCAAAATAAACTCTCAAGCTTGGAGGATTCACAGCTTGCCCACTTTAATGATTTAGTTTGGCCTTTCTTAGATAATGATGTCGAATATCTATCCTATCTAGTGGCTTCAATTGCAGATGTTTTTTCGTTACCACTGCGAGAAACTGAGCAACTTGTCGATAAAGTCAAAGCCGTACTTTTTACTGTTGAAGATAAAAAGGTAGATATTTTACTGCTTTGTTCTCTGATGATTATTCATGACCGATATTTTGAGTTCTATCAGGACATCATTAATGAAAGGCGCCCGATAGGTAAAAATGCTATTTACCATGAGCTTAAAGTTATCCAAGAAATTCTTTTTAAAGAAGAATATCTGATGCTGATTGATTTGAATTTAGAGCCGTATAAACATTTTTCTAACGGTGCGGTTACATCTGGGGATAATGTGTATGGGATAAACATACAAAATGGCAAACATCCGATAAAGTTCGCTCAATTGTTATCAACTCAACTTGAAAGTAGTCAATCTAATATTCTTAAAGGAAAGTATGTTAATGAGATTACTCAATCTCTTTCAGTGAATAGAAAGAATAAAGCACCTATACAAAACTTTGTTGGTGTAGAACTTATCGGATTAAAACAATCTAAGAGTGATTATAAAAACTGGGTTGAATTGGCTACTTCTTTTGATTAA
- a CDS encoding tellurite resistance TerB family protein, translating into MVDMNKLLGSIMGSGAASGFVGGLAGGMASNMVKGKTVKKIGANALKVGGIAAVGGLAYTAFKRYNNNQNTGTTETPASQHNELSSPPKGSAFLPSDDNPAATEALGLILVRAMIAAARSDGRLDAQESQAIFQRIETLGLDSESQHLLVQEMGHPVDIDNIVNSASCPEVAAEIYIASLFAVDVDTAAEKSYLAMLAARLQLPPALVKELEHQVSSHKVAA; encoded by the coding sequence ATGGTCGATATGAATAAGCTTTTAGGGTCAATTATGGGCAGTGGCGCTGCCAGCGGTTTTGTCGGAGGCCTCGCTGGTGGTATGGCAAGCAACATGGTTAAAGGTAAAACGGTAAAGAAAATAGGTGCTAATGCATTAAAAGTCGGTGGCATTGCCGCCGTTGGCGGGCTGGCTTATACCGCATTCAAACGTTATAACAACAATCAAAACACTGGCACCACTGAAACACCAGCTAGTCAGCATAATGAGTTATCCTCGCCTCCTAAGGGATCAGCCTTTTTACCTAGTGATGACAATCCTGCTGCGACCGAAGCGTTGGGTTTAATATTGGTACGAGCAATGATCGCCGCAGCTCGCTCGGATGGACGTTTAGATGCGCAAGAGAGCCAAGCTATTTTCCAGAGAATTGAAACATTGGGGCTAGATAGTGAAAGTCAGCATTTACTCGTACAAGAGATGGGGCATCCTGTTGATATCGACAATATTGTTAACAGTGCCAGCTGTCCAGAAGTTGCTGCAGAAATTTATATTGCTTCACTATTTGCTGTTGATGTTGATACTGCAGCAGAAAAGTCTTATTTAGCAATGTTGGCAGCCCGATTACAATTGCCGCCAGCTCTGGTAAAAGAGCTTGAACATCAAGTCAGCTCACATAAGGTCGCCGCTTAA